One genomic segment of Pseudonocardia sp. T1-2H includes these proteins:
- a CDS encoding helix-turn-helix domain-containing protein, which produces MDRTPMDRAKPLATIAAAVRRERDRMGLSLGELARRAGIAKSTLSQLEAGSGNPSVETLWAIAVVLDVPFSRLVDPPGEGVRVVRAQEHVVIPSEHSPFTGTLLAASPPGVRRDLHVITAEPGPARTADPHIPGTGEHLLVTAGRWLCGPAGEEVELGPGDYAYFPGDRAHSYRALEPGTTAVLLMEYR; this is translated from the coding sequence ATGGATCGAACCCCGATGGACCGGGCGAAGCCCCTCGCGACCATCGCCGCCGCCGTACGCCGCGAGCGGGACCGGATGGGTCTCTCGCTCGGCGAGCTCGCGCGGCGCGCGGGCATCGCCAAGTCCACGCTGTCCCAGCTCGAGGCCGGGTCGGGGAACCCGAGCGTCGAGACGCTGTGGGCGATCGCGGTCGTGTTGGACGTCCCGTTCAGCCGCCTCGTCGACCCGCCGGGCGAGGGCGTGCGGGTCGTGCGGGCGCAGGAGCACGTCGTCATCCCGTCCGAGCACTCCCCCTTCACCGGGACGCTGCTGGCCGCGAGCCCGCCCGGCGTCCGGCGGGACCTGCACGTGATCACCGCCGAGCCCGGGCCGGCGCGCACCGCGGACCCGCACATCCCCGGGACGGGCGAGCACCTGCTCGTCACCGCGGGCCGCTGGCTCTGCGGACCGGCCGGCGAGGAGGTCGAGCTCGGCCCGGGCGACTACGCCTACTTCCCGGGCGACCGGGCGCACAGCTACCGCGCGCTCGAGCCGGGCACGACGGCGGTCCTGCTGATGGAGTACCGGTAG
- a CDS encoding AzlC family ABC transporter permease, which produces MCSVRRTIRSLDRDDLRDALALAAAIMVVGMSFGALAAAAGVPFVLAVGMSVLVFAGGSQFLAVAVVAAGGAPVAAVVAGLLLNLRLLPFGLAVGNVVGTGWVARVLGAHIVVDEVVAFSRARPPERARSAYRLSGALLFLGWNAGTVVGLVAGAAVPDPNAFGVDAAFPAALLALLLPALRGADARRVGIVAAVLALAATPFLPPGLPVLVALGGLLVAGRTPASRGRSVAGSGCPS; this is translated from the coding sequence ATGTGTTCGGTACGGAGAACGATACGGTCCCTCGACCGCGATGACCTGCGCGACGCGCTGGCCCTCGCGGCCGCGATCATGGTCGTCGGGATGTCGTTCGGGGCTCTCGCCGCCGCGGCGGGCGTGCCGTTCGTGCTCGCGGTGGGGATGTCCGTGCTGGTCTTCGCCGGCGGCTCGCAGTTCCTGGCCGTCGCCGTGGTGGCCGCCGGCGGTGCGCCGGTCGCGGCGGTGGTGGCCGGGTTGCTGCTCAACCTGCGGCTGCTCCCGTTCGGGCTTGCGGTCGGCAACGTCGTCGGGACGGGATGGGTGGCCCGGGTGCTCGGCGCCCACATCGTGGTCGACGAGGTGGTCGCGTTCTCCCGGGCCCGGCCGCCGGAGCGGGCGCGCAGCGCTTACCGGCTGTCCGGCGCGCTGCTGTTCCTCGGGTGGAACGCCGGCACGGTCGTCGGGCTGGTCGCGGGTGCGGCGGTTCCGGACCCGAACGCGTTCGGTGTCGACGCCGCGTTCCCGGCCGCCCTGCTCGCGCTCCTGCTGCCCGCCCTGCGCGGCGCCGACGCGCGGCGCGTGGGGATCGTGGCCGCGGTCCTCGCGCTCGCCGCCACCCCGTTCCTGCCGCCCGGCCTCCCGGTCCTCGTCGCCCTCGGCGGCCTGCTCGTCGCCGGCCGCACCCCCGCGAGCCGAGGTCGATCCGTCGCCGGATCGGGCTGCCCCTCATGA
- a CDS encoding AzlD domain-containing protein: MTWTAVLALAAGTYLLRLGGILLRDRVTMPERLERLVDLGATALLVGLVATAALTEGGGFAGWARPAGVLVGGLAAWWKVPFVLVVILAAGTTAGLRFVGVE, from the coding sequence ATGACGTGGACCGCGGTGCTCGCCCTCGCCGCCGGCACCTACCTGCTCCGCCTCGGCGGGATCCTGCTCCGGGACCGGGTGACGATGCCCGAACGCCTGGAGCGGCTCGTCGACCTCGGGGCGACCGCGCTGCTCGTCGGCCTGGTCGCGACCGCCGCGCTCACCGAGGGCGGCGGCTTCGCGGGCTGGGCCCGGCCGGCCGGGGTGCTGGTCGGGGGCCTCGCGGCGTGGTGGAAGGTGCCGTTCGTGCTGGTCGTGATCCTTGCTGCGGGGACGACGGCGGGGTTGCGGTTCGTCGGCGTCGAGTAG
- a CDS encoding DUF2867 domain-containing protein, whose amino-acid sequence MRVLVIGGTGYVGARLVPRLLTDGHTVRCLVRDPAKLAREAWAQRVEARVGDVAEPGVSAAACRDVHAVVYLVHSMDGPDFAERDRAAAAVLAAAAREAGVQRIVYLGGLQPSGGNGTSEHLESREQVGRILLGSGVPTAVLRAGIVVGRGSASFEMVRHLAETVMGGLPLLAVPDRAWNRVQPVAVDDVIHWLAGSLTLPADVSRAFDVGGPDVLRYLDLMNDYAREAGLARPLAVPVPVSAPRLAARAVGLLTPVDRRLAGPLLESLAHELVVHEDDLADLVGEPPGGRTPYRAAVRRALAEDGPAGGSPNDPAGSGPAVLSGEDVEHVAAPVDVLWSVITGLGGDEGWYTVPGVWRLRALLDGLVGGVGDRRTRPARLVAGAALDWWRVEDVDPGRSLLLRAEMKLPGVARLELRAEPAGEGRSRYVQRVTFTPRGLAGRAYWFAQRPAHDVVFGVTARTVAGVAADRFRRG is encoded by the coding sequence GTGCGTGTCCTGGTGATCGGTGGGACCGGCTACGTCGGCGCCCGGCTCGTCCCGCGCCTGCTCACCGACGGGCACACCGTCCGCTGCCTGGTGCGCGATCCGGCGAAGCTGGCCCGCGAGGCGTGGGCGCAGCGGGTCGAGGCGCGGGTCGGGGACGTCGCGGAGCCCGGGGTGAGCGCGGCTGCGTGCCGGGACGTCCACGCCGTCGTCTACCTCGTGCACTCGATGGACGGGCCGGACTTCGCCGAGCGGGACCGGGCCGCCGCCGCCGTCCTGGCCGCCGCCGCGCGGGAGGCGGGCGTGCAGCGCATCGTCTACCTGGGCGGGCTGCAGCCCAGCGGCGGGAACGGGACGTCGGAGCACCTCGAGTCCCGCGAGCAGGTGGGCCGGATCCTGCTCGGCTCCGGCGTCCCGACCGCGGTGCTGCGGGCCGGGATCGTCGTCGGCCGTGGGTCCGCGAGCTTCGAGATGGTCCGCCACCTCGCCGAGACGGTCATGGGCGGCCTGCCGCTGCTGGCCGTGCCGGACCGGGCCTGGAACCGCGTCCAGCCCGTCGCCGTCGACGACGTGATCCACTGGCTGGCCGGCAGCCTCACGCTGCCCGCGGACGTCTCCCGTGCCTTCGACGTCGGCGGTCCGGACGTGCTCCGCTACCTCGACCTCATGAACGACTACGCCCGCGAGGCCGGGCTCGCCAGGCCGCTCGCGGTACCCGTCCCCGTCTCCGCGCCCCGGCTCGCCGCGCGCGCCGTCGGCCTGCTGACGCCCGTGGACCGCCGGCTCGCGGGCCCGCTGCTCGAGTCCCTGGCCCACGAGCTCGTCGTGCACGAGGACGACCTGGCCGACCTGGTCGGCGAGCCCCCGGGCGGCCGGACGCCGTACCGCGCCGCCGTGCGCCGCGCCCTCGCGGAGGACGGCCCGGCCGGCGGATCGCCCAACGATCCGGCCGGATCCGGGCCCGCCGTGCTGTCCGGGGAGGACGTGGAGCACGTGGCCGCGCCGGTGGACGTCCTGTGGTCCGTGATCACCGGGCTCGGCGGCGACGAGGGCTGGTACACGGTCCCGGGGGTGTGGCGGCTGCGTGCGCTGCTCGACGGGCTGGTCGGGGGTGTCGGGGATCGACGGACCAGACCGGCGCGGCTCGTCGCCGGGGCGGCACTGGACTGGTGGCGCGTCGAGGACGTCGACCCCGGGCGGTCCCTGCTGTTGCGCGCCGAGATGAAGCTGCCCGGCGTCGCGCGCCTCGAGCTGCGGGCGGAGCCGGCCGGGGAGGGGCGTAGCCGCTACGTCCAGCGCGTCACGTTCACCCCGCGCGGGCTGGCCGGGCGGGCCTACTGGTTCGCCCAGCGGCCCGCCCACGACGTGGTCTTCGGGGTCACGGCGCGCACGGTGGCCGGGGTCGCGGCCGACCGCTTCCGCCGGGGCTGA
- a CDS encoding elongation factor G-like protein EF-G2, producing MTVRPATGKDRRTGTSPAGVLVTDPARIRNVVLVGPSGSGKTTLVEALLAHTGAIPRQGTVPDGTTVCDHDPAAVHQQRSVALSVAPLLHEGTKINLIDTPGYADFVGELRAGLRAADGALFVVPAVEAREGSVDPATVALWDECRGVAMPRAVVVARCDQAQADIAATVLACQEAFGSGVAPLYLPIPGPSGGLAGLYGLLTQTPEGAAPNGSEDARGALIEGIIEQSEDETLMDRYLGGDELETAALIDDLETAVARGSFHPVIPVCAGSGTGLDALLEVLVGGFPSPLEHPLPFVSRTDGTAHAPLTADPDGPLAAEVVRTSADAYVGRVTVVRVFSGTLRPENTVHVSGHVPAPRTSPENERHDSDERLTHVYSPLGATLREIEACVAGDICALTKLSGAETGDTVSAADDPLLLRPWNLPEPLLPVGVVARKRGDEDTLARTLAKLVAADPALRLERNAETHQTVLWCMGEAHADVVLSRLRAAGAEVDTEDVRVPMRVTLDRGVRATGRHVKQSGGHGQYAVCHVEFEPLPRGGGFEFVSKVVGGSVPTQFVPSVEKGIRAQLERGLPAAPDEPPHPVVDVRATLVDGKAHSVDSSDAAFQTAGALALREAAGSCGVRLLEPVDEVSVRILDTHLGAVLGDLSARRARVLGTDVDTPGHTVVRAEVPCAELLRYPTELRAMTSGTAGLSRRPSRWTEVS from the coding sequence ATGACCGTCAGACCAGCGACCGGCAAGGACCGCCGGACGGGCACCAGCCCGGCGGGCGTTCTCGTGACCGATCCCGCCCGGATCCGCAACGTCGTGCTCGTCGGGCCGTCCGGATCCGGGAAGACGACGCTGGTGGAGGCGCTGCTCGCGCACACCGGCGCCATCCCGCGGCAGGGCACCGTGCCCGACGGGACGACGGTGTGCGACCACGATCCCGCCGCCGTCCACCAGCAGCGCTCGGTCGCGCTGTCCGTCGCCCCCCTGCTGCACGAGGGCACCAAGATCAACCTGATCGACACCCCCGGCTACGCGGACTTCGTCGGCGAGCTGCGCGCGGGACTGCGGGCCGCGGACGGCGCGCTCTTCGTCGTTCCCGCCGTGGAGGCGCGCGAGGGTTCGGTGGACCCGGCCACGGTCGCCCTCTGGGACGAGTGCCGGGGGGTCGCGATGCCGCGCGCCGTCGTCGTGGCGCGCTGCGACCAGGCCCAGGCGGACATCGCGGCGACCGTGCTGGCCTGCCAGGAGGCCTTCGGCTCGGGGGTCGCGCCGCTCTACCTGCCGATCCCCGGGCCTTCCGGCGGCCTGGCCGGGCTCTACGGGTTGCTGACGCAGACCCCGGAGGGTGCGGCACCCAACGGCAGCGAGGACGCCCGTGGGGCGCTCATCGAGGGGATCATCGAGCAGTCCGAGGACGAGACGCTCATGGACCGCTATCTCGGCGGCGACGAGCTCGAGACGGCCGCGCTGATCGACGACCTCGAGACCGCCGTCGCGCGCGGGTCGTTCCACCCGGTGATCCCGGTCTGCGCGGGCAGCGGGACGGGCCTGGACGCCCTGCTCGAGGTGCTCGTCGGCGGCTTCCCCTCGCCGCTCGAGCACCCGCTCCCCTTCGTGAGCCGCACCGACGGCACCGCGCACGCACCGCTCACCGCGGACCCGGACGGGCCGCTCGCGGCCGAGGTCGTCCGGACCTCGGCGGACGCCTACGTCGGCCGCGTCACGGTGGTCCGGGTGTTCTCCGGGACGCTGCGGCCGGAGAACACGGTGCACGTCAGCGGGCACGTCCCCGCTCCCCGGACGAGCCCGGAGAACGAGCGGCACGACTCCGACGAGCGCCTCACCCACGTCTACTCCCCGCTCGGCGCCACCCTGCGGGAGATCGAAGCCTGCGTCGCCGGCGACATCTGCGCCCTCACCAAGCTCTCCGGCGCCGAGACCGGGGACACCGTGTCCGCCGCGGACGACCCGCTCCTGCTCCGGCCGTGGAACCTGCCCGAACCGCTGTTGCCGGTCGGCGTCGTCGCCCGCAAGCGCGGGGACGAGGACACCCTCGCCCGCACCCTCGCGAAGCTCGTCGCCGCCGATCCGGCGTTGCGGCTGGAGCGCAACGCCGAGACCCACCAGACCGTCCTGTGGTGCATGGGCGAGGCGCACGCGGACGTCGTGCTCTCACGCCTGCGGGCCGCCGGGGCCGAGGTCGACACCGAGGACGTCCGGGTGCCGATGCGGGTCACCCTCGACCGCGGCGTCCGGGCCACCGGCCGGCACGTGAAGCAGTCCGGGGGGCACGGTCAGTACGCCGTGTGCCATGTCGAGTTCGAACCGCTCCCGCGCGGCGGCGGCTTCGAGTTCGTGTCCAAGGTGGTCGGCGGCTCGGTGCCCACCCAGTTCGTGCCCAGCGTGGAGAAGGGCATCCGCGCCCAGCTCGAACGCGGGCTGCCGGCCGCGCCGGACGAGCCCCCGCACCCCGTCGTCGACGTGCGGGCGACGCTCGTCGACGGCAAGGCGCACAGCGTGGACTCCTCGGACGCCGCGTTCCAGACGGCCGGTGCGCTCGCACTCCGGGAGGCGGCCGGGAGCTGCGGGGTCCGGCTGCTGGAGCCGGTCGACGAGGTGTCCGTGCGGATCCTCGACACCCACCTCGGTGCCGTGCTGGGTGACCTCTCGGCCCGGCGGGCGCGGGTGCTCGGCACCGACGTGGACACGCCGGGACACACGGTCGTCCGGGCGGAGGTGCCCTGCGCCGAGCTGCTCCGCTACCCGACCGAGCTCCGCGCCATGACCTCCGGGACGGCGGGGCTCAGCAGGCGGCCCTCCCGCTGGACGGAGGTCTCCTGA
- a CDS encoding NAD-dependent malic enzyme produces the protein MPIPGPGYAIIVRVQAPSSASAAGDLAVAVGRVGGVVTAFDVVESHTDSIVVDISCNALNEDHATEITDALGALDGVTVRKVSDRTFLVHLGGKIEIQSKVSLRNRDDLSRAYTPGVARVCQAIAANPADARRLTIKRNTVAVVTDGSAVLGLGNLGAAASMPVMEGKAALFKRFANVDAWPVALDTQDTEEIIRTVQVIAPAYGGINLEDIAAPRCFEIERRLRDLLDIPVFHDDQHGTAVVVLGALRNALRVVGKDFTDSTIVVCGVGAAGSAIIRLLQSEKPGDVLAVDLDGIVHEGRPGLDDNLTSIASHTNNSGKRGSLADALVGADVFIGVSAPNLFGAAEAATMNDDAIIFALANPDPEIDPSIAQQHAAVVATGRSDYPNQINNVLAFPGIFRGLLDSGAHDITDRMLLAASAAIANVVAEPNASFIVPSVFDSSVAPAVAEAVRQAAQEAAAAGEVVAGL, from the coding sequence GTGCCCATTCCCGGTCCCGGTTACGCCATCATCGTGCGCGTTCAGGCGCCCTCCTCCGCCAGTGCCGCGGGGGATCTCGCGGTCGCGGTCGGCCGCGTCGGCGGCGTCGTCACCGCGTTCGACGTCGTCGAGTCCCACACCGACTCGATCGTCGTCGACATCAGCTGCAACGCCCTGAACGAGGATCACGCCACGGAGATCACCGACGCGCTCGGCGCGCTCGACGGGGTCACCGTCCGCAAGGTCTCCGACCGCACCTTCCTGGTCCACCTCGGCGGCAAGATCGAGATCCAGTCGAAGGTCAGCCTCCGCAACCGGGACGACCTGTCCCGCGCCTACACCCCCGGCGTCGCCCGGGTCTGCCAGGCGATCGCGGCCAACCCGGCGGACGCCCGGCGCCTGACCATCAAGCGCAACACGGTCGCCGTCGTCACCGACGGGTCCGCGGTGCTCGGCCTGGGCAACCTGGGCGCGGCCGCGTCGATGCCGGTCATGGAGGGCAAGGCGGCGCTGTTCAAGCGCTTCGCCAACGTGGACGCCTGGCCCGTCGCCCTGGACACCCAGGACACGGAGGAGATCATCCGCACGGTCCAGGTGATCGCCCCGGCCTACGGCGGCATCAACCTGGAGGACATCGCGGCGCCGCGCTGCTTCGAGATCGAGCGCCGGCTGCGGGACCTGCTGGACATCCCGGTCTTCCACGACGACCAGCACGGCACCGCCGTCGTCGTCCTCGGCGCCCTGCGCAACGCGCTGCGCGTGGTCGGCAAGGACTTCACGGACAGCACGATCGTGGTCTGCGGCGTCGGCGCGGCAGGGTCGGCGATCATCCGGCTGCTGCAGTCGGAGAAGCCGGGGGACGTGCTCGCCGTCGACCTCGACGGGATCGTGCACGAGGGCCGCCCCGGCCTCGACGACAACCTCACCTCGATCGCCTCGCACACCAACAACTCCGGCAAGCGGGGCAGCCTCGCGGACGCGCTCGTCGGCGCGGACGTGTTCATCGGGGTGTCGGCGCCGAACCTGTTCGGGGCCGCGGAGGCCGCCACGATGAACGACGACGCGATCATCTTCGCCCTGGCCAACCCTGACCCGGAGATCGACCCGTCGATCGCGCAGCAGCACGCCGCGGTGGTCGCGACGGGCCGCTCGGACTACCCGAACCAGATCAACAACGTCCTCGCGTTCCCCGGCATCTTCCGCGGCCTGCTGGACTCCGGCGCGCACGACATCACCGACCGGATGCTGCTCGCGGCCTCCGCCGCGATCGCGAACGTCGTAGCCGAGCCGAATGCGTCCTTCATCGTGCCGAGCGTCTTCGACTCCAGCGTGGCCCCCGCCGTCGCCGAGGCCGTCCGGCAGGCCGCCCAGGAGGCCGCCGCGGCCGGCGAGGTCGTCGCCGGGCTCTGA
- the pdxT gene encoding pyridoxal 5'-phosphate synthase glutaminase subunit PdxT gives MESGPTVGVLALQGDVREHLAALRASGMRAVPVRRASEIEVVDGLVIPGGESTTMSRLLGVFDLLEPLRARIADGMPAYGSCAGMILLASEVLDGRPDQQQLGGLDVVVRRNAFGRQVDSFESDLDVVGVEGGPVRAVFIRAPWVEKAGADVEVLASVPSVGSEGQDPGAAAGRAVAVRQGNVVATAFHPELTGDGRVHALFAEIVRGAG, from the coding sequence ATCGAGTCCGGGCCGACCGTCGGAGTCCTCGCCCTCCAGGGCGACGTTCGTGAGCACCTCGCCGCCCTCCGGGCGTCCGGCATGCGGGCGGTCCCCGTGCGCCGCGCGTCGGAGATCGAGGTCGTCGACGGGCTGGTGATCCCGGGCGGGGAGTCGACCACGATGAGCCGGTTGCTCGGCGTCTTCGACCTGCTCGAACCGCTGCGGGCCCGGATCGCCGACGGGATGCCGGCCTACGGCTCGTGTGCCGGGATGATCCTGCTGGCCTCCGAGGTGCTCGACGGCCGGCCGGACCAGCAGCAGCTCGGCGGCCTGGACGTCGTCGTGCGGCGCAACGCCTTCGGCCGCCAGGTGGACTCGTTCGAGTCGGACCTGGACGTCGTCGGGGTCGAGGGCGGTCCCGTGCGCGCCGTGTTCATCCGGGCGCCGTGGGTCGAGAAGGCCGGCGCGGACGTCGAGGTGCTCGCCTCCGTCCCGTCCGTGGGGAGCGAGGGCCAGGACCCGGGCGCCGCGGCGGGCCGCGCGGTGGCGGTGCGCCAGGGGAATGTGGTGGCGACGGCCTTCCACCCGGAGCTGACGGGCGACGGCCGGGTGCACGCGCTCTTCGCCGAGATCGTCCGCGGGGCCGGCTGA
- a CDS encoding YebC/PmpR family DNA-binding transcriptional regulator, producing MSGHSKWATTKHKKAVIDARRGKMFAKLIKNIEVAARTGGGDPDGNPTLYDAIQKAKKSSVPNDNIDRAVKRGSGADGGGANYETITYEGYGPNGVALLIECLTDNRNRAATEVRTAMTRNGGAMADPGSVAYLFTRKGVVVLPKAGLTEDDVLLAVLDAGAEEVNDLGESFEVVAEATDLVAVRTALQEAGIDYDSADPTFLPSMQIELDAEGAKKVFKLIDALEDSDEVQNVYSNFDVSDEVMAEVG from the coding sequence ATGAGTGGCCACTCCAAATGGGCGACGACGAAGCACAAGAAGGCCGTCATCGACGCCCGGCGCGGCAAGATGTTCGCGAAGCTCATCAAGAACATCGAGGTCGCGGCCAGGACCGGCGGTGGCGACCCCGACGGCAACCCGACGCTCTACGACGCCATCCAGAAGGCGAAGAAGAGCTCGGTGCCCAACGACAACATCGACCGCGCCGTCAAGCGCGGCTCCGGTGCGGACGGCGGCGGCGCCAACTACGAGACGATCACGTACGAGGGCTACGGCCCCAACGGCGTCGCGCTGCTCATCGAGTGCCTCACGGACAACCGCAACCGCGCGGCGACCGAGGTCCGCACGGCGATGACCCGCAACGGCGGTGCGATGGCGGACCCCGGGTCCGTCGCGTACCTGTTCACCCGTAAGGGTGTCGTCGTGCTGCCGAAGGCCGGGCTGACCGAGGACGACGTGCTGCTCGCGGTGCTCGACGCCGGCGCCGAGGAGGTCAACGACCTGGGCGAGAGCTTCGAGGTCGTCGCCGAGGCCACGGACCTGGTCGCCGTGCGCACCGCGCTGCAGGAGGCCGGGATCGACTACGACTCCGCGGACCCGACCTTCCTGCCCTCGATGCAGATCGAGCTGGACGCCGAGGGCGCCAAGAAGGTCTTCAAGCTGATCGACGCGCTCGAGGACAGCGACGAGGTCCAGAACGTCTACTCGAACTTCGACGTGTCCGACGAGGTCATGGCCGAGGTCGGCTGA
- the polA gene encoding DNA polymerase I, which yields MSPATKTPATKAPAKKAPGKAAAKPAAPPPGKRLLLLDGHSLAYRAFFALPAENFRTGTGQTTNAVYGFTSMLINLLRDEQPTHLAVAFDVSRKTFRSERYAEYKANRTTTPDDFRGQVDLIKEVLTALAVPFFAVENYEADDVIATLATQAEAGGFHTLITTGDRDAFQLVTDNVTVLYPKRGVSDLGRIDPAEVDARYGLTPAQYPDFAALRGDPSDNLPNIPGVGEKTAAKWVREFGSLAELTDRVDEVKGKAGDALRANLANVLLNRQLTELVRDVPLHSAPEELEVRPWDRDAVHRLFDELEFRVLRERLFATLQSAEPEADEGFSVQGAAVPAGGLRAWLEENARDGRRVGLSFSGLTGGITERDISGVGLATGEPSLEARAGGARAGVPQAGYVALENLLPDDEAALGEWLADASVPKAVHDVKASLHALRARGWTLAGLTSDTALAAYLARPGQRSFDLADLALRYLRRELRQESEAADGQLSLLGGEEEADAQFAEEQMVAASAVVELADALDTELAERHGTELLAGLELPLAFVLADLETVGIAVDRDLLESQETEFAAQVKQAAQDAYAVIGKEINLGSPKQLQVVLFDELNMPKTKRTKTGYTTDADSLQSLFEQTEHPFLQHLLQHRDATRLKVTVDGLLKSIAPDGRIHTTYSQTIAATGRLSSTDPNLQNVPIRTAAGRRIRETFVVGEGYGQLMTADYSQIEMRIMAHLSEDAALIEAFNSKRDFHSETASRVFGVDAAEVTPEQRAKIKAMNYGLAYGLSAFGLSAQLRISTEEARGLMDDYFETFGGVRDYLRSIVEVARKEGYTETMLGRRRYLPDLTSDNRQRREMAERMALNAPIQGSAADIIKVAMLNVHRALAAEGLRSRILLQVHDELVLEVADGEQEAVETLVRREMGAAHEMSVPLEVSVGYGRSWDDAAH from the coding sequence ATGAGCCCCGCCACGAAGACCCCAGCAACCAAGGCGCCAGCGAAGAAGGCGCCCGGCAAGGCAGCCGCGAAGCCCGCGGCCCCGCCGCCCGGCAAGCGCCTGCTGCTGCTCGACGGGCACTCGCTCGCCTACCGGGCCTTCTTCGCGCTGCCCGCGGAGAACTTCCGCACGGGCACGGGCCAGACCACGAACGCCGTCTACGGCTTCACGTCGATGCTCATCAACCTGCTCCGGGACGAGCAGCCCACGCACCTCGCCGTGGCGTTCGACGTCTCCCGCAAGACCTTCCGCTCGGAGCGCTACGCCGAGTACAAGGCCAACCGGACGACGACGCCGGACGACTTCCGCGGCCAGGTGGACCTCATCAAGGAGGTCCTCACGGCGCTGGCCGTCCCGTTCTTCGCGGTGGAGAACTACGAGGCGGACGACGTGATCGCCACCCTCGCCACACAGGCGGAGGCGGGCGGCTTCCACACGCTCATCACCACCGGGGACCGGGACGCGTTCCAGCTGGTCACGGACAACGTGACGGTGCTCTACCCGAAGCGCGGGGTGTCGGACCTGGGCCGGATCGACCCGGCGGAGGTCGACGCGCGGTACGGGCTCACCCCCGCGCAGTACCCGGACTTCGCCGCCCTGCGGGGGGACCCCAGCGACAACCTGCCCAACATCCCCGGCGTCGGCGAGAAGACCGCCGCGAAGTGGGTGCGCGAGTTCGGCTCGCTCGCCGAGCTCACAGACCGGGTGGACGAGGTCAAGGGCAAGGCGGGGGACGCGCTGCGCGCGAACCTGGCGAACGTGCTGCTCAACCGCCAGCTCACCGAGCTGGTGCGGGACGTGCCGCTGCACTCCGCGCCCGAGGAGCTCGAGGTCCGGCCCTGGGACCGGGACGCCGTGCACCGCCTGTTCGACGAGCTGGAGTTCCGGGTCCTGCGCGAGCGCCTGTTCGCGACGCTGCAGAGCGCCGAGCCCGAGGCGGACGAGGGTTTCTCGGTGCAGGGCGCGGCCGTCCCGGCCGGCGGCCTGCGAGCCTGGCTGGAGGAGAACGCGCGGGACGGCCGCCGGGTCGGGTTGTCCTTCTCCGGGCTGACCGGCGGGATCACCGAGCGGGACATCAGCGGCGTCGGCCTCGCGACGGGCGAGCCGAGCTTGGAGGCCCGGGCCGGCGGCGCCCGGGCCGGCGTGCCGCAGGCCGGTTACGTCGCGCTGGAGAACCTGCTGCCGGACGACGAGGCGGCGCTGGGGGAGTGGCTCGCGGACGCGTCGGTCCCGAAGGCGGTGCACGACGTCAAGGCGTCCCTGCACGCGCTGCGGGCCCGCGGCTGGACGCTGGCCGGGCTCACCAGCGACACCGCGCTCGCGGCCTACCTGGCCCGGCCGGGGCAGCGCAGCTTCGATCTCGCGGACCTGGCGTTGCGCTACCTGCGCCGGGAGCTGCGGCAGGAGAGCGAGGCCGCCGACGGCCAGCTGTCCCTGCTGGGGGGCGAGGAGGAGGCGGACGCGCAGTTCGCCGAGGAGCAGATGGTGGCGGCCTCGGCGGTGGTCGAGCTCGCGGACGCGCTGGACACGGAGCTGGCGGAGCGGCACGGGACCGAGCTGCTCGCCGGGCTGGAGCTCCCGCTGGCGTTCGTGCTGGCGGACCTGGAGACCGTGGGCATCGCGGTCGACCGCGATCTCCTGGAGTCGCAGGAGACCGAGTTCGCGGCGCAGGTGAAGCAGGCCGCCCAGGACGCCTACGCGGTGATCGGCAAGGAGATCAACCTCGGCTCGCCGAAGCAGCTGCAGGTCGTGCTGTTCGACGAGCTGAACATGCCGAAGACCAAGCGCACCAAGACCGGCTACACCACGGACGCGGACTCGCTGCAGAGCCTCTTCGAGCAGACCGAGCACCCGTTCCTGCAGCACCTGCTGCAGCACCGGGACGCCACCCGGCTCAAGGTCACGGTGGACGGGCTGCTGAAGTCGATCGCGCCGGACGGCCGGATCCACACCACCTACAGCCAGACGATCGCGGCGACGGGCCGGCTCTCCAGCACGGACCCGAACCTGCAGAACGTCCCGATCCGCACGGCCGCGGGCCGCCGGATCCGGGAGACGTTCGTGGTCGGCGAGGGCTACGGGCAGCTCATGACGGCGGACTACAGCCAGATCGAGATGCGGATCATGGCCCACCTCTCCGAGGACGCCGCGCTGATCGAGGCGTTCAACTCGAAGCGGGACTTCCACTCGGAGACCGCGTCGAGGGTGTTCGGCGTCGACGCCGCGGAGGTGACCCCGGAGCAGCGCGCCAAGATCAAGGCGATGAACTACGGCCTGGCCTACGGGCTGTCGGCGTTCGGTCTGTCCGCGCAGCTGCGAATCTCGACCGAGGAGGCCCGGGGCCTCATGGACGACTACTTCGAGACGTTCGGCGGGGTGCGGGACTACCTTCGCTCGATCGTCGAGGTGGCCCGCAAGGAGGGCTACACCGAGACGATGCTCGGCCGCCGCCGCTACCTGCCGGACCTCACCAGCGACAACCGGCAGCGCCGCGAGATGGCCGAGCGGATGGCGCTCAACGCCCCGATCCAGGGCAGCGCGGCGGACATCATCAAGGTCGCGATGCTGAACGTGCACCGGGCGCTGGCGGCCGAGGGCCTGCGGAGCAGGATCCTGCTGCAGGTGCACGACGAGCTGGTGCTCGAGGTGGCCGACGGCGAGCAGGAGGCCGTGGAGACGCTGGTGCGGCGGGAGATGGGTGCCGCGCACGAGATGTCCGTGCCGCTCGAGGTGTCCGTGGGCTACGGCCGCAGCTGGGACGACGCCGCCCACTGA